Proteins co-encoded in one Oncorhynchus masou masou isolate Uvic2021 chromosome 22, UVic_Omas_1.1, whole genome shotgun sequence genomic window:
- the LOC135508662 gene encoding ras association domain-containing protein 10-like encodes MKVCATFLSTTEKWNRGVERRAETLITNWVKDFSSMEQEECKVSVWVCREEKLVSGLSKRTTCSDVVKVLLEDQNLKQGASAVMLSGTPQSYCIAEKWRGFERILPNKTKILRLWSAWGDEQENVRFVLVKNEASLPNNGPRSAEARVVQSKDRPCVFKEAAKTTMAFSQEKQRRIVRKAFRKLDKINKKKEETVPKDTSSVEKVETLVHLVISQDHTIRQQIKRIKELDRDIERYEAKVHFDRIKKHGINYVQDTYMVESSAKADPTESVPCSAEAIAQFEEYALCCEVVLRLQEELTEREALMDIITGEIQEELNQRWMKRRQDELSGKDTDSIGESVDIPVSARAPKAGVAAQETTVDSLSENDLVLEEERVKIQLDTSLYIGLRLNTDLETIKGDLDLSQELWDAKEKELTDLLAKMDSMDLNNEKLLDDYKEPSGVTETEMLPSLEKSSGWVEQARGLSKTSNTNDEDSDTGLSSMHSQDSDNTPVCESLV; translated from the coding sequence ATGAAGGTGTGTGCCACTTTTCTCTCTACAACTGAAAAGTGGAACCGAGGAGTCGAAAGGAGAGCAGAAACTTTAATCACCAATTGGGTTAAAGATTTTTCTAGTATGGAGCAGGAAGAATGCAAGGTATCAGTATGGGTCTGCCGGGAGGAGAAACTGGTCTCCGGGCTGTCCAAGCGCACCACCTGCTCCGATGTTGTCAAAGTTCTACTGGAGGACCAAAACTTGAAGCAAGGTGCGTCAGCGGTGATGCTATCTGGGACCCCCCAGTCTTACTGCATAGCGGAGAAATGGAGAGGCTTTGAGAGGATTTTACCCAATAAAACCAAAATCCTGCGTCTCTGGAGTGCCTGGGGAGATGAGCAGGAAAATGTGAGGTTTGTGTTGGTGAAGAATGAGGCATCGTTACCGAACAACGGACCCAGGAGTGCCGAGGCGCGGGTTGTTCAGAGCAAAGACAGACCGTGCGTGTTCAAGGAAGCAGCCAAGACCACAATGGCTTTCTCGCAAGAAAAGCAGCGGAGGATTGTTAGAAAAGCTTTTAGAAAGTTGGACAAAATTAACAAAAAGAAAGAGGAGACTGTTCCTAAGGATACATCCTCAGTGGAGAAAGTGGAAACGTTGGTGCACTTGGTTATATCGCAAGATCACACCATCCGCCAGCAGATCAAAAGGATCAAAGAATTagatagggatatagagaggtatgAGGCAAAAGTGCATTTTGACAGAATTAAGAAACATGGTATCAATTATGTGCAGGACACATACATGGTGGAGTCGAGCGCGAAGGCTGATCCAACAGAGAGCGTGCCATGTTCAGCGGAGGCTATCGCACAGTTTGAGGAGTACGCGCTCTGTTGCGAGGTGGTCCTGCGACTTCAGGAGGAGTTGACAGAACGCGAAGCTCTCATGGACATCATCACAGGTGAGATTCAGGAGGAGCTGAACCAAAGGTGGATGAAAAGACGGCAAGATGAGCTGTCGGGCAAAGATACCGATAGTATTGGGGAGTCTGTCGACATCCCCGTGTCTGCAAGGGCTCCAAAGGCAGGCGTCGCTGCTCAAGAGACAACTGTGGACAGTTTATCAGAGAATGACTTGgtattagaggaggagagagtcaaAATACAGCTGGATACTAGTTTATATATTGGTCTTCGTTTGAACACGGATTTAGAGACTATTAAGGGTGATTTGGACTTAAGCCAGGAGCTGTGGGACGCAAAAGAAAAAGAACTAACGGATTTGCTCGCAAAAATGGACTCTATGGATTTAAATAACGAGAAGTTACTCGATGATTACAAAGAACCCTCTGGTGTCACTGAGACTGAAATGTTGCCTTCCTTGGAGAAGAGCAGTGGGTGGGTGGAGCAGGCCAGAGGTCTCTCCAAGACCAGCAACACGAACGATGAGGACTCAGACACGGGGCTTAGCTCCATGCATAGCCAGGACTCTGACAATACACCTGTTTGTGAATCACTAGTGTAA